DNA sequence from the Geobacter sp. AOG2 genome:
GTTCACGTATTCGATGGTGCCCGCGGTATCGGTAATGAGCGCCATGCTCGGGCTTTGCTCAAGGGCGTTGGAGAGCAGGAGGATATGTTCGTTTTGCCGCTGGAGCTGCCGTTGCATCATCACAGCACTGATGCTGCGCTCAATGGCCTCGAAAAGCTTCTGGAAGGCGACCGGCTTGAGGACGAACTGGTTGATGCCGATGTCGATGGCCTGGAGCAGGTAATCCATGTCGTTGAAGGCGGTCATGACGATGATCTGGGTATCGGGCGTCATGGTACGGATCTCCCGGGCCATTTCCAGTCCGTTCATGAACGGCATCATGATATCGGTCAGTACGATCTCGGGGGTATGCGCCAGGTAGAGTTCAAGGCCGTCACGACCGTTTTCGGCCACTATCAGCCGGTAGCCGCGCAGGTTGAGCATGCGCTTGACCTGCTCACGGGACGTGGGTTCATCCTCCACATACAGGATGGTGAGGTCGGCTGGCGAAGGGGGGGGTGTCATGTCACACCTCGAAGCGGAACTCCGCCTTGCTGCCGGGGCGAAGGCCGTCTGCCGGACAGGCGTATCCGGCGGAAAAGGAGGCTGGAAGCCGGAAGAAAAGGGTACTTTCCCGGCACAATGATCGTGGGTGCCGGAGAGGTGGTTTTCTCGGCAGGGGTGGGGCTGGGTTGAGCGGGACGCGACGGTTCACGATGTTCCCCAAACGAGAAAGAGGTCGTACGGTCCGATATGGCTGCGTGCGTCCGTACCGATACTATAAGCGTAACAAATATTCGGCTTGTGACAAGCCGCCTTGATGCGGGCGGAGCGCAGGAATCGTCAAATGGCCTTGCGCCAGGCAAGCCGTTGTTCCAGCCAGCGCGAGAGGGAGGTGAATGCGTAACAGATGATGAAATAGACCACGGCGATGAAAACGAAGATTTCCGTCGGATAGGCCATGGTGCGGTTGTTGATCTGGGTCCCCACGTGGGTCAGTTCGGATACGCCGACGATAAAGGCCAGGGAGGTGTCCTTGATCAGGGAGACGAACTGGTTGACGAAGGAGGGGATCATGTTGCGCAGTCCCTGGGGAAGCACTATGTAGAGCATGGCCTGCCACGGCTTGAGGCCGGTGGAGATGGCCGCCTCGGTCTGTCCCTTCGGAATCCCCTCGATGCCGGCCACCACGATGCGGGACATATAGGCCGACGTGAACAGGGTCAGCGCCATGATGACGGTCTGGCTTTCCGTTGCCTTGCCGAACAGGGCGGGCAAGAGGAAGTACATCCAGAAGATGACCATCAGGAGGGGCATGCCGCGCACCAGGTTGATAAAGGCGATGGCGGGGTAACGTATGGCCGGGAAGCGGGTGATGCTGAGCAATCCCAGGATCAGGCCGCCGAAAAAGGAGAGAACGCAGGAGGTCGCCGCCAGGTACAGGGTCAGGCCCAGGCCGCCCAGGGGGCCGTGGGGAAAACGGCCGATCATGAAGTAGGTGAAGTTGTCGGTGATCACCGCTGTATTGAAAAATTGGTCCATGTCAGGCCGCCTTGTGAATGTTGAGGACTTTCTCGTTGTAGATGTTCACCAGGGCGGTGATGAAAAACGAAATGGCCACATAAACGACGGTTGCTGCGGTGAACGCCTCGAAACCCTTGAAGGTGTAGCTTTCCACCTGGCGGGCCTGGTAGGTCAGCTCCATAACGCCGATGGTCATGGCCAGGGACGAGTTCTTGGCCAGGTTGAGGAACTGGTTCACCAGCGGCGGCACCGTGAGCCGGACCGCCTGGGGCAGGATGATGTACTGCATGGAGCGAATGTAGGAAAACCCTGCGCTGCGGGCCGCCTCCATCTGCTCCTTGGGGATGGCCAGCACGCCGGAACGGATATCCTCGGCGATGAAGGCCGAGGTGTAGATGGTCAGTGCGATCACGGCGGCCGCAAACTCGAAGTTGGAGTTGTTCAGCCAATCGTTGACGACGGTGGGAAGGATCTTGTACGAGCCGAAGTACCAGAAGAAGATCTGCACCAGAAGCGGGGTGTTGCGAAAGAATTCCAGGTAGGCATGGGCAAACCAGCGGACGGGCCTGTTGTTGCTCATGCGCATGACGGCGATCAAGAGCCCCAGCAGGAAGGCCAGCACGATGGAGAGCGCCGAGAGTTGCAAGGTAACCTTGAACCCCGAGACCAGCCATTCGAAATATTTACCCGAGGTTACGACCGACCAGTCGAAGTGATATTTAAGCACGCAGAACCCTCATGACGTAGTGCAGGGGCGAGGGGTGAGGACCATTCTCCCCCCGTCGCCCCCGCGTGTTACCTGTTACTTGTCGGCAGTGATCTTGAAAGTACGTTGCAGGTGATACGGACCGAACCATTTGTTGAAGATCCTGGCGGCTTCGCCGGATTTTTCCATCTCCAGGAGGGTCTTGTTGACGAAATCGACGAAATGCTTGTCTCCCTTGCGCATGCCGAGGCCATAGGGCTCGTCGGAAATACGGATGCTCGGGATTTCAAAGCTGCTCTTGTTCGGTGCTTTGTCCAGAATACCGATGAGTATGGATTCGTCGGTGGTTACCGCTTGAACCTTACCCTGCTCGAGGGCCAGCAGCGCCTGGGGGTAGTCGTCGAACGAGAGCACGGTGGCGGAAGGGATGGCCTTCTTCACGTTCTGCTCCGAGGTGGAACCCTTGGCGGTGCCGATCCTTTTGCCTTCCAGGTCCTTCAGGCTCTTGACGGCCCCTTTTCTGGTGATGAATTTCTGGCCGGTCAGAAAGTAGGTATGGCTGAAGTCGATCTGTTTGGCCCGCTCGGGATTCTTGGTCATGGTGGCGGCGATGATGTCGATATGCCCTCCCTCCAGCTGGGGCATGCGGCTGGCCGAGGTGACCGGTTTGAGTTCAACCCTGACGCCCAGTTTTTTGGCGATGGCACGGATAAAATCGATGTCGTAGCCCACGATGGTGCGGGTCTTCTCATCCACATAGCCAAAGGGGGGCAGGGAGTCCTTGACCCCGGCAACCAGTACCCCTTTTTTCTTCACTTCAGCCAGCGTGTCGGCGGCCAGCACGGTTTTGGCGGCTATCGAGGCCAGCACCGTGACCATGAGTAATGTTACCAGTTTTTTCATGTCGCATTCCTCCTTCAATGAGTGGTGGTACAGACCGGGAATACCGGTTTTAGGGACATTCGCAGTGCATCGGCGTCAGGAGCTGGCGCAGGAACTGTTGGGCGCGCTCGTGCTTGGGCCTGCTGAAAAACTCTTCGGGCGGCGCCTCCTCCAGGACGGTGCCGGCGTCCATGAAGGCCACCCGGTGGGCAACCTCGCGGGCAAACCCCATCTCGTGGGTGACCACCACCATGGTCATGCCGCTCACGGCCAAATCCTTCATGACCGCCAGGACCTCGCCGATCATCTCCGGGTCAAGGGCCGAGGTAGGCTCGTCGAAGAGCATGATCCTCGGCTTCATCGCCAGGGCGCGGGCAATGGCCACGCGTTGCTGCTGGCCGCCGGAGAGCTGGGACGGGTACGCAGTGCGTTTCTCGGCCAGTCCGACCCGCTCCAGCAATGCCATGGCCTGTTCTTCGGCGTCTTTTTTCGCGGTCTTGCGGATCTTCATCGGGGCCAGGGTGATGTTGTTCAGGACGGAAAGGTGCGGGTACAGGTTGAACTGCTGGAAGACGAAGCCGACCTCGGCCCGCAGTTTGTTGATATCGGTTTTTTTGTCCAGGAGGTCCATGCCGTCCACCACCAGCGTCCCTTTGTCGATGGGTTCGAGCTGGTTGATGGTGCGGATGAGGGTGGACTTGCCGGAACCGGACGGTCCGCAGACGACCAAAACCTCGCCGGGCGTTACGTGCAGGTTGATATCGTTGAGTACGTGCAGGCTCTTGAACCACTTGTGCACGCCTTTGAAGGTAATCATCGAGCGCTCCTGTCGGATTAGGGTGAAACGTTGGCGATAAACAGTGAATTTGTATAGCACAAAGCAACGGAGAGGGGCAAAGGAAAATTGGCCGATAAAT
Encoded proteins:
- a CDS encoding amino acid ABC transporter permease, which gives rise to MDQFFNTAVITDNFTYFMIGRFPHGPLGGLGLTLYLAATSCVLSFFGGLILGLLSITRFPAIRYPAIAFINLVRGMPLLMVIFWMYFLLPALFGKATESQTVIMALTLFTSAYMSRIVVAGIEGIPKGQTEAAISTGLKPWQAMLYIVLPQGLRNMIPSFVNQFVSLIKDTSLAFIVGVSELTHVGTQINNRTMAYPTEIFVFIAVVYFIICYAFTSLSRWLEQRLAWRKAI
- a CDS encoding amino acid ABC transporter permease, whose protein sequence is MLKYHFDWSVVTSGKYFEWLVSGFKVTLQLSALSIVLAFLLGLLIAVMRMSNNRPVRWFAHAYLEFFRNTPLLVQIFFWYFGSYKILPTVVNDWLNNSNFEFAAAVIALTIYTSAFIAEDIRSGVLAIPKEQMEAARSAGFSYIRSMQYIILPQAVRLTVPPLVNQFLNLAKNSSLAMTIGVMELTYQARQVESYTFKGFEAFTAATVVYVAISFFITALVNIYNEKVLNIHKAA
- a CDS encoding ABC transporter substrate-binding protein; this encodes MKKLVTLLMVTVLASIAAKTVLAADTLAEVKKKGVLVAGVKDSLPPFGYVDEKTRTIVGYDIDFIRAIAKKLGVRVELKPVTSASRMPQLEGGHIDIIAATMTKNPERAKQIDFSHTYFLTGQKFITRKGAVKSLKDLEGKRIGTAKGSTSEQNVKKAIPSATVLSFDDYPQALLALEQGKVQAVTTDESILIGILDKAPNKSSFEIPSIRISDEPYGLGMRKGDKHFVDFVNKTLLEMEKSGEAARIFNKWFGPYHLQRTFKITADK
- a CDS encoding amino acid ABC transporter ATP-binding protein, with protein sequence MITFKGVHKWFKSLHVLNDINLHVTPGEVLVVCGPSGSGKSTLIRTINQLEPIDKGTLVVDGMDLLDKKTDINKLRAEVGFVFQQFNLYPHLSVLNNITLAPMKIRKTAKKDAEEQAMALLERVGLAEKRTAYPSQLSGGQQQRVAIARALAMKPRIMLFDEPTSALDPEMIGEVLAVMKDLAVSGMTMVVVTHEMGFAREVAHRVAFMDAGTVLEEAPPEEFFSRPKHERAQQFLRQLLTPMHCECP